Proteins encoded together in one Chloroflexota bacterium window:
- a CDS encoding sensor histidine kinase produces MRQGLRWRLTIYYALLMLISVLLIQIGLLLGSWWISTRGPRLPQLMARIARQLSIPAGALLASGPDTALLDRWLSSVVPLQENGSGIPGLPILALSDPDPPDHLPQRFDLIAIVDEKGRLVASNVPASLRTGWPDPFYDPAAAEVSTTLLQQALTGNGQAIRLDHGEVVATEPIRDPSGTIRGALYLRVVATAPGGRLWSSIMKLEGGVGAFLAVGRVFAATVFGFLTAYWLTRRLDQLAEVTAAWGRGDFSVQARAEPDDEIGRLARQLNRMAEQLQGVLEVREHLASLEERNRLARELHDSVKQQVFATAMQIAAARALLGQDPPSVAKHLRQAEDLAQQAQQELNALLRQLRPVALVGKGLATALHQHLSAWSERTGITAKLRVSGERKVPLETEQALYRVAQEALANVARHSGSDHLEVDLNYNRHHVTLEITDHGCGFDVETAMGKGLGLISMRERVVALAGDFQVLSRPGEGTTIRASLPVEAST; encoded by the coding sequence ATGCGACAAGGGCTACGTTGGCGCCTGACCATCTACTATGCTCTGCTCATGCTCATCAGCGTGTTGCTCATCCAGATCGGCCTGTTGCTCGGCTCATGGTGGATCAGCACACGGGGGCCCAGGCTCCCCCAACTGATGGCCCGGATCGCCCGCCAACTGAGCATCCCGGCCGGGGCCCTGCTGGCATCCGGCCCGGATACCGCCCTTCTGGATCGCTGGCTCTCCTCTGTCGTGCCGCTCCAGGAGAACGGCAGTGGCATCCCGGGCCTACCCATCCTGGCGCTCAGCGATCCTGATCCGCCCGATCACCTGCCGCAAAGGTTCGATCTGATCGCCATCGTGGACGAGAAGGGGCGGCTCGTGGCCAGCAACGTGCCCGCCTCTCTGCGGACCGGCTGGCCCGATCCCTTTTACGACCCCGCCGCAGCCGAGGTCAGCACAACGCTCCTGCAACAGGCGCTGACAGGCAACGGACAGGCCATCCGGCTGGACCACGGCGAGGTGGTGGCGACCGAGCCGATACGGGACCCCAGCGGAACGATCCGGGGCGCCCTCTACCTGCGGGTCGTCGCCACGGCGCCCGGGGGACGGCTGTGGTCGTCGATCATGAAGCTGGAGGGGGGCGTGGGCGCCTTCCTGGCGGTCGGCCGGGTCTTCGCCGCCACGGTCTTCGGGTTCCTCACCGCCTACTGGCTCACGCGGCGACTGGACCAACTGGCCGAGGTCACGGCCGCCTGGGGCCGTGGCGATTTCTCGGTGCAGGCGCGCGCCGAGCCCGACGACGAGATCGGGCGATTGGCCCGGCAGCTCAACCGGATGGCGGAACAGCTCCAGGGCGTGCTGGAGGTGCGAGAGCATCTGGCCTCGCTGGAGGAGCGAAACCGCCTGGCCCGAGAGCTCCACGACAGCGTCAAGCAACAAGTCTTCGCCACAGCCATGCAGATCGCAGCGGCGAGGGCGCTTCTGGGTCAAGACCCACCAAGCGTCGCCAAGCACCTGCGTCAGGCCGAGGACCTGGCGCAACAGGCCCAGCAGGAGCTCAACGCCCTGCTAAGGCAGCTACGGCCGGTCGCATTGGTCGGCAAGGGCCTGGCCACCGCATTGCACCAACACCTGAGCGCCTGGAGCGAGCGCACCGGGATCACGGCCAAGCTGCGGGTGAGCGGCGAGCGCAAAGTGCCGCTGGAGACGGAGCAGGCCCTCTATCGGGTGGCCCAGGAGGCCCTGGCCAACGTAGCCCGCCACAGCGGCAGCGACCATCTGGAAGTGGATCTGAACTACAATCGACACCACGTGACCCTGGAGATCACCGACCATGGCTGTGGCTTCGACGTGGAGACAGCCATGGGCAAGGGGCTGGGCTTGATCAGCATGAGAGAACGGGTGGTCGCTCTGGCCGGCGACTTCCAAGTCCTCAGCCGCCCCGGCGAGGGCACCACCATTCGCGCCAGTTTACCCGTGGAGGCAAGCACATGA
- a CDS encoding family 20 glycosylhydrolase, whose protein sequence is MSRNLVLLPSPQRLQELPGSHHLQPDRFIWLAGDVSDALWRVGQIVQDALSAIGRRWELTAARGDDLSRLGATVHVDPAQVPQREGYHLTVGADQIRIVAHDLAGAFYAAMTLRQIARQIAGSGELPCLRIEDWPDFPNRGVMLDISRDRVPTMETLYALVDMLAEWKVNQFQLYMEHTFAYRNHREVWENASPMTGEEILALDAYCRERFIELVPNQNSFGHMHHWLKHDRYRPLAECPDGWKSPWGEWNDEPFSLCPLDPGSIELISELYDELLPHFSSRQFNVGCDETFDLGQGRSKEACEERGVGRVYLEFLLKIHSLVQRKGRTMQFWGDIILHHPELIPELPGDIVALEWGYGATHPFAENGEKFARAGVPYYVCPGTSSWNSIAGRTENAIGNLRNAAENGLAHGAIGYLNTDWGDNGHWQHLPISFLGYAYGAAVSWAAQANRDIDLPRALDLHAFRDAAGVMGKLAYDLGNAYKVPGVTPFNSSAMALLLLSPSRPFYEGRLAELTVEGLERAQEYVDQVISRLPEARMGRPDADLIVDEFRNAAALLRHACRLGIARLQTEGGEIAQIPAETRASLAEELEAIIAEYKRLWLARNRIGGLADSVGRMERLLEMYRGG, encoded by the coding sequence ATGTCCCGTAATTTGGTGCTATTGCCTTCCCCTCAGCGCTTGCAGGAGCTGCCGGGCAGCCATCATCTGCAGCCCGATCGTTTCATTTGGCTGGCGGGAGATGTGTCCGATGCCCTGTGGCGTGTGGGGCAGATCGTCCAGGATGCGCTTTCGGCGATAGGGCGGCGGTGGGAGTTGACGGCGGCGCGGGGAGATGATCTCAGCCGGCTGGGGGCCACCGTGCATGTGGATCCCGCTCAGGTGCCGCAGCGGGAGGGATATCATCTGACCGTTGGGGCCGATCAGATCCGGATCGTGGCGCACGATCTGGCGGGGGCCTTCTATGCGGCTATGACGCTGCGGCAGATCGCCCGCCAGATCGCTGGATCTGGGGAGCTGCCCTGCCTGCGTATCGAGGATTGGCCGGATTTCCCGAATCGGGGCGTCATGCTGGACATCAGCCGGGATAGGGTCCCGACCATGGAGACGTTGTACGCCCTGGTGGATATGCTGGCCGAGTGGAAGGTCAACCAATTCCAGCTCTACATGGAGCACACCTTTGCCTATCGCAACCATCGGGAGGTGTGGGAGAACGCTTCTCCCATGACCGGCGAGGAGATCCTGGCGCTGGACGCCTATTGCCGTGAGCGCTTCATAGAGCTCGTGCCCAACCAGAACTCCTTCGGTCATATGCACCATTGGCTGAAACATGATCGATATCGGCCGCTGGCGGAGTGTCCGGACGGCTGGAAGTCCCCCTGGGGGGAGTGGAACGACGAACCGTTTAGCCTTTGCCCGCTGGATCCCGGTTCCATCGAGTTGATCTCTGAGCTATACGACGAGCTGTTGCCGCATTTCTCCAGCCGACAGTTCAATGTGGGCTGCGATGAGACCTTCGATCTGGGGCAGGGGCGGAGCAAGGAGGCCTGTGAGGAGCGGGGCGTCGGCCGTGTCTACCTGGAGTTCCTGCTCAAGATCCATAGCCTGGTGCAGCGGAAGGGGCGGACGATGCAGTTCTGGGGGGATATCATCCTGCATCATCCCGAGCTTATCCCTGAGCTGCCGGGCGATATCGTCGCCCTGGAGTGGGGGTATGGGGCCACCCATCCCTTCGCCGAGAACGGCGAGAAATTCGCCCGGGCGGGCGTCCCGTACTATGTCTGTCCTGGTACGTCCAGCTGGAACTCCATCGCTGGACGTACGGAGAACGCGATCGGCAACTTGCGAAACGCGGCGGAGAATGGGCTGGCCCATGGAGCCATCGGCTACCTGAACACCGACTGGGGGGACAACGGTCACTGGCAACATCTGCCCATCTCCTTCCTGGGCTACGCATACGGGGCGGCCGTCAGCTGGGCCGCCCAGGCCAATCGGGATATCGATCTGCCACGGGCCCTGGATCTGCATGCGTTCCGGGATGCCGCGGGCGTGATGGGGAAGTTGGCCTATGATCTGGGGAACGCATACAAGGTGCCCGGCGTGACGCCGTTCAACTCTTCTGCGATGGCCCTGCTCTTGCTGAGCCCGAGTCGTCCCTTCTATGAGGGGAGGCTGGCGGAGCTGACCGTCGAGGGGTTGGAGCGGGCGCAGGAGTACGTGGACCAGGTGATCTCCCGGCTGCCGGAGGCTCGCATGGGGCGCCCCGACGCCGATCTCATCGTCGACGAGTTCCGCAATGCGGCGGCGTTGCTGCGCCATGCCTGTCGGCTGGGGATCGCCCGGCTTCAGACAGAGGGCGGGGAGATCGCTCAGATCCCGGCGGAGACGCGGGCGTCGCTGGCGGAGGAGTTGGAGGCGATCATCGCCGAATACAAGCGGCTGTGGCTGGCACGCAACCGGATCGGTGGGCTGGCGGACAGCGTGGGCCGCATGGAGCGGTTGTTGGAGATGTATCGCGGCGGGTGA
- a CDS encoding response regulator transcription factor, with protein sequence MNEPITVLLADDHAIVREGVRAFLDAQPDIQVIGEAGTGEEAVQLATELVPDVVLMDLLMPGMDGVEATRRICRASPHTQVVILTSYHEDEHIFPAIKAGALSYLLKEVQADELAEAVRRAARGEAILHPSVAARVVQELHGSRRQELNPFTDLSERELEVLRLIADGLDNASIAERLVISEKTVKTHVSNILSKLHLADRTQAAVYAWRSGVVRRNG encoded by the coding sequence ATGAACGAACCCATTACCGTCCTACTGGCCGACGATCACGCCATCGTACGGGAGGGCGTGCGAGCCTTCCTGGACGCGCAGCCGGACATCCAGGTGATCGGAGAAGCGGGCACAGGCGAGGAGGCCGTCCAACTGGCCACGGAGCTGGTCCCAGATGTCGTGCTGATGGATCTGCTCATGCCGGGCATGGACGGCGTCGAGGCCACACGGCGGATCTGCCGGGCCAGCCCCCACACGCAAGTCGTCATCCTGACCTCATATCACGAGGATGAGCACATCTTTCCGGCCATCAAAGCCGGCGCGCTCTCCTACCTGCTCAAGGAGGTGCAGGCCGACGAGCTGGCCGAGGCAGTGCGGCGAGCGGCCCGCGGCGAGGCCATCCTGCACCCCAGCGTGGCCGCCCGAGTCGTCCAGGAGCTGCACGGCTCACGACGGCAGGAGCTCAATCCCTTCACCGATCTGAGCGAGCGAGAGCTGGAGGTCCTGCGCCTGATCGCCGACGGCCTGGACAACGCGTCCATCGCCGAACGACTGGTCATCAGTGAGAAGACGGTGAAGACCCACGTCAGCAATATCCTGAGCAAGCTGCACCTGGCCGATCGCACACAGGCCGCGGTCTACGCCTGGCGTAGCGGCGTGGTGCGACGCAACGGCTGA
- a CDS encoding energy-coupling factor transporter transmembrane protein EcfT, which produces MSGDYDLYISGDSFLHRLDPRVKLLLVAEAIILLFLFTHLLTAIAALVLAHALILSAGVPMRRVRSVWRLMLPLTLLIPALWWIFQPGPGPALMALGPLRLTWGALLQGITVALRLDALAFVMFLWLFTTDQATMVRGMAALGLPYTWSLTLSLALRYLPTIAELYRQVVDAQRARGLDLDTGSLWRRLRAHQPILVAVIISALRTSQSLAWSLEARGLGAPGIQRTQFRRLRFNWLDCLVTALLLMLLAGSLFIRWRG; this is translated from the coding sequence ATGAGCGGTGACTACGATCTGTACATATCGGGGGATAGTTTTCTTCATCGGCTGGATCCCCGGGTCAAGCTCCTGCTGGTGGCCGAGGCCATCATCTTGCTCTTCCTGTTCACCCACCTACTCACAGCCATCGCCGCCCTGGTTCTGGCACACGCTTTGATCCTGAGCGCCGGGGTGCCCATGCGGCGTGTGCGGAGCGTCTGGCGACTCATGTTGCCGCTCACCTTGTTGATCCCGGCGTTGTGGTGGATCTTCCAGCCCGGGCCGGGGCCGGCCCTCATGGCGCTCGGCCCCCTTCGATTGACCTGGGGGGCGCTGCTGCAGGGGATCACGGTCGCCCTCCGCCTGGACGCGCTGGCCTTCGTCATGTTCCTGTGGTTGTTCACCACTGACCAGGCCACCATGGTGCGAGGGATGGCCGCGCTGGGCCTCCCGTACACCTGGAGCCTCACGCTATCCCTGGCGCTGCGGTACCTCCCCACCATCGCCGAGCTTTATCGTCAGGTCGTTGACGCACAACGAGCGCGCGGCCTGGACCTGGACACCGGGTCTCTCTGGCGTCGCCTCCGAGCGCACCAGCCCATCCTGGTGGCCGTCATCATCAGCGCCCTCCGTACCAGCCAGAGCCTGGCCTGGAGCCTGGAGGCCAGGGGACTGGGGGCGCCGGGGATACAACGGACGCAATTCCGCCGGCTGCGCTTCAACTGGCTTGATTGCCTGGTCACGGCCCTCCTCCTCATGCTGTTGGCGGGAAGCCTGTTCATTCGCTGGCGAGGTTGA
- a CDS encoding Crp/Fnr family transcriptional regulator, with protein MISPELIRRYPYFAGFDMDQIVTLAKAADELTVEPGHYFFHEGEELCCFYIVLEGAVAIVIEVPGEEDEVVVSTVGPGEVFAWSGLVPPHTATASAKATTRCRVIAFDCQELRKVFETDCRFGYLMMQKIAQVIRDRLRDTRIQSLANAPIESS; from the coding sequence ATGATCTCACCTGAGTTGATTCGGCGCTATCCTTACTTCGCCGGCTTTGACATGGATCAGATCGTGACCCTGGCCAAGGCGGCGGATGAGTTGACGGTTGAGCCCGGACACTATTTCTTCCACGAGGGCGAGGAGCTCTGCTGTTTCTACATCGTGCTGGAGGGCGCCGTGGCCATCGTGATCGAGGTGCCCGGTGAGGAGGACGAGGTGGTCGTCAGCACCGTAGGCCCGGGCGAGGTGTTCGCTTGGTCCGGGCTGGTGCCGCCGCATACCGCCACGGCCAGCGCCAAGGCGACGACGCGCTGTCGTGTCATCGCCTTTGATTGCCAGGAGCTGCGGAAGGTATTCGAGACGGATTGTCGCTTTGGCTATCTCATGATGCAGAAGATCGCCCAGGTGATCCGGGACCGGCTGCGGGATACCCGGATCCAATCGCTGGCGAACGCGCCGATCGAGTCATCGTAG